A stretch of Corallococcus macrosporus DNA encodes these proteins:
- a CDS encoding lysyl oxidase family protein, whose protein sequence is MRMRFARSFVVVGVLALTGCKEDPKPRPDAGVPDAGSDAGPQDDGGTSVSPTLSETPRWQVTGDGANPRECFGRTVALGDVNGDGRKDLLVTSAPCSGLQTDPGRVMVYAGEARDFSKTPVTTTMTWVHPSPRASSYRMTVSTGDIDGDAYADVLVATSYGVSVFKGGPDLSQVLAQPLFRAPDSTTVRFSGARLLDLDADGRDELAVSTLDGNLTVYRATPGAGAGAFTAVRTLTGVPNPAGDADGDGVQDLAVTHDDFTVELFLGCKAGSARVCEGPLTAQSVWTGQAESFAALPDLNGDGRAEALLLLNGSQRLHLSDAASPGYAPQVTWQPMDDAAFPLFGQSFITFSKTAVPVGAMVEGGTGHDFVIGAIGRAYLFRPTANVSGPLEPVWAWPRANRLLPQTSMGTDYLGLASAGDLDGDGYDDLVVGVSPSLSGTPAGAPSGDATPGRVMVYGGGAVPDSQEPAPALPPTKACNLQVDPVNGKPDLTVDRDVLARTLYIDRRSFTADSCEVREGCVPAGGERRLLRFTTSIMNLGTGPLVVPSPEERPDLFVYDECHEHHHLTNFAGYDLKDASGNSMSVGRKQGFYMVDFTQYCADGLPYSWYDPGTGISPGWSDVYTADLPCQWLDVTDTPDGEYTVRVGVDENHIVDEADTLPNEVTVKVRLTGDTVTVLP, encoded by the coding sequence ATGCGGATGCGGTTCGCGCGGTCTTTCGTGGTGGTGGGAGTGCTGGCCCTGACGGGCTGCAAGGAGGATCCAAAGCCCCGGCCGGATGCCGGAGTGCCGGACGCGGGCTCCGACGCAGGCCCTCAAGACGACGGCGGCACCTCCGTCAGCCCCACCCTCTCCGAGACGCCGCGCTGGCAGGTGACCGGAGACGGCGCGAACCCCCGCGAGTGCTTCGGCCGCACCGTGGCGCTGGGCGACGTCAACGGCGACGGGCGCAAGGACCTGCTGGTGACGTCCGCGCCCTGCTCGGGCCTCCAGACGGACCCCGGCCGCGTGATGGTGTACGCGGGCGAGGCGCGCGACTTCTCGAAGACGCCCGTCACCACGACGATGACGTGGGTGCACCCCAGCCCCCGCGCCTCCAGCTACCGGATGACGGTGAGCACGGGCGACATCGACGGGGACGCGTACGCGGACGTGCTCGTCGCCACCTCCTACGGCGTCAGCGTCTTCAAGGGCGGACCGGACCTGTCCCAGGTGCTGGCCCAGCCGCTGTTCCGCGCGCCGGACTCCACCACCGTCCGCTTCAGTGGCGCGCGGCTGCTGGACTTGGACGCGGACGGCAGGGACGAGCTCGCCGTCTCCACGCTCGACGGAAACCTCACCGTATATCGGGCGACGCCGGGCGCGGGGGCGGGGGCCTTCACCGCCGTGCGCACGCTGACCGGCGTCCCCAACCCCGCGGGCGACGCGGACGGGGACGGCGTCCAGGACCTGGCCGTGACCCACGACGACTTCACGGTGGAGCTCTTCCTGGGCTGCAAGGCGGGCAGCGCTCGCGTCTGTGAAGGGCCGCTCACGGCGCAGTCGGTGTGGACGGGCCAGGCCGAGTCCTTCGCCGCGCTGCCCGACCTGAACGGAGACGGCCGCGCGGAGGCGCTGCTGCTCCTGAACGGCAGCCAGCGCCTGCACCTGTCCGACGCCGCGAGCCCGGGCTACGCGCCGCAGGTCACCTGGCAGCCCATGGACGACGCGGCCTTCCCGCTCTTCGGACAGTCCTTCATCACCTTCAGCAAGACCGCCGTCCCCGTGGGCGCCATGGTGGAGGGCGGCACGGGCCATGACTTCGTCATCGGCGCCATCGGCCGCGCGTATCTCTTCCGCCCCACCGCGAACGTGTCCGGTCCGCTGGAGCCGGTGTGGGCGTGGCCGCGCGCCAACCGCCTCCTGCCCCAGACGTCGATGGGCACCGACTACCTGGGGCTGGCCTCCGCGGGCGACCTGGACGGGGACGGGTACGACGACCTGGTGGTGGGCGTGTCCCCTTCACTGAGCGGCACGCCCGCGGGCGCACCCTCGGGAGACGCCACCCCGGGCCGGGTGATGGTGTACGGCGGCGGCGCGGTGCCGGACTCCCAGGAGCCCGCGCCCGCGCTGCCCCCGACGAAGGCCTGCAACCTCCAGGTGGATCCGGTCAACGGCAAGCCGGACCTGACGGTGGACCGGGACGTCCTCGCACGCACGCTCTACATCGACCGGCGCTCCTTCACGGCGGACTCGTGCGAGGTGCGCGAGGGCTGCGTGCCCGCGGGCGGCGAGCGGCGCCTGCTTCGCTTCACCACCTCCATCATGAACCTGGGCACGGGCCCGCTGGTGGTGCCCTCCCCGGAGGAGCGCCCGGACCTCTTCGTCTACGACGAGTGCCATGAGCACCACCACCTGACGAACTTCGCCGGCTACGACCTGAAGGACGCTTCCGGCAATTCGATGTCCGTGGGGCGCAAGCAGGGCTTCTACATGGTGGACTTCACCCAGTACTGCGCGGACGGCCTTCCCTACAGTTGGTACGACCCGGGCACGGGCATCTCGCCCGGCTGGTCGGACGTCTACACCGCGGACCTCCCCTGCCAGTGGCTGGACGTCACCGACACCCCGGACGGCGAGTACACCGTGCGCGTGGGCGTGGATGAGAACCACATCGTGGACGAGGCCGACACGCTCCCCAATGAAGTCACCGTCAAGGTGCGCCTGACCGGTGACACGGTGACCGTGCTGCCCTGA